DNA from Canis lupus baileyi chromosome 6, mCanLup2.hap1, whole genome shotgun sequence:
ctcatgtcCCATAAGATCATAACAgaccaaaccaagagttggatgctcaactgactgtaccacccaggtaccccataatGGTGTTATTTTTACTGAGCCAGGGaaaactagaaaaggaacagaGTTGGGGGTACCTCAGATGACTAATTTGGTTTTGGACATGAGATCGTGGTGCCTTTGTGAAATCTAAATGCAGATGTCAGGTGGCAGTTTGGGTAGACTGGTATATAGTTTGAGAAGTGCTGAGATGGAGACACTGAATTCCTAGTATGGGAAGGTATTGGAAACTGGATATAGAAGAGGGTTACTTTGATGGGTGTGAAAAGGACATAGTCCCAGGGCTGATGCCTATAGGCTGAAAAGGAGCAACTAGAAGAAGGGAAACCTGGAAGCCAAAGAAAAACTTTAGCTTAAGGAAGAGAGGGAGTGGTTAAGTATAGAATGCTGCTTAGACATTAAGATGAAAGCCAAACTAGGTTTGTTGGATTTAGATATACAGTGTCATTGATGACCCTAATAAGAACTGTTCTTCAGTTTTGATAAAAGCAGATGTCAGTGGGATTAGGTTGGAGGAGTATGAGAGGTAAGGAAATAGAGGCAGGGAATTTAGACAGTTCTCTTAATAAGGTTGTGAAAGAAGAGAATGATTTCTGGAGGAGGAGATGTGAAGTTGAAGTGGTAAGTAGAAGgagaattttttcaaatgaatgagtagatggatggatgatctGTTAGAGTGTGAGAGGTTGATATGCGCCAGAGAATAATCCATAAGGCTCTAGGGAAATGAGAGGGGATTGGCTGTAATATCCATGTAGAAGGGGGAACCTCCTTTAGACTGGAGGAAAGAACAGCATGGTGGAAAATGGTGTTCTAAGGAAATAAATgctatgtgttttatatttactaCTTTCTTGTGAATTCGCTGAATATTAAATCGGATAGTTGAGAGCCTTTTATCTTTTAACTATCAtttgatagtttttttctttttttaagattttatttatttgagagagagggcaagcgAGCAAGAGAgtatggggggcggggggcaaagggagagggagaagtaggctctgccAAGCAGAAAGCctatgcagggctctatcccagcactccaggatcacaacctgagccaagggcagatggttaaccaattgagccatccaggtgctcctagttttgtctttttctaccAGCTACTTTTGATTATTCTACCAGGAAAATCTATGTATTTTCCTGGACCAAAAACAATATATGCAGTAAATACTCTGGGAAGATTACTCTGTACATATGACATCTTTCTCCCCTGTGTTTAGGGTACTTAATTTTTATTCCATTGCAGGGAGTTTTGTCAGAGctcatattttcactttttttcttgtgttttatgAATTATGACAAATTCCACTACAGGGGGGAAACTGATAGATTTCACTGACTAAATTTGACCTGAGCAGTATTTGGTGTCATGAGCAGAAAGGTACAACTCCCCTTTTCTTCAGAAGACTTTTCAGTAGACTTTGATGTTAGGGTGGGCTTTTGAAtaggtaatatttttatatgattgtAAATTCAAGAGGTAAAAACTATATACAGTAAAAGGGTCTTTTGATTCCTGTTCTCTCATTTACTTTTCTTGCCAAAATAGCTGGTGTTATTTTctacagaatataaatataattttgttctttaCTTACACAAATGGTATATAATATGccttttttgttcctttaacattatgtattaaaaattactcaaaaataaaggaaagaaaattactccATATTAGTATATTAAAGAACCTTTTCATCCTTTATGGCCACATTGTATGGACAGATCACTTTAGCTGACTGGTGGATACTAATACTGGATATTAGTATCCTATTTGTGGTTGATACTGGTGTTTGTgattaaaattgcttttttaaggCAGTATAAGTCGTTATAAATCTCAAACTCTGAAATATAAGGATCTTGAAATGAAAGATAATTGAGTTgtcatttaaagacatttttttcatattttatcatgctttttttaacaaaaacagtATAGATTTATTTGTCCTACCTACACAATTTATTTAAGAAGCAGGagttttggggcagcctgggtggctcaggggtttagcgtcaccttcagcccagggcatgatcctggggacctgggatcaagtcccacatcgggctccctgcatggagcctgcttctccctctgtgtctcttgtgaataaataaataaaatcttaaaaaaaaaaaagcaggagttttatggttatattaacatatttactTTTCAACCTGATGTTATATTATGTACTTCGAAAACGTCCAGTGCCTTCTTTCAAAAATTGACTCAAGACTTCTGATTCTTGTGCTTTATGGCTGACATTAATTTCATTTGAgtagattttcaaatatttcagctgtaagaaaaaatttttattctggaATATATAACTTCACTCTCTACAGAAAAATcaactcttgtttttatttagttaGAAAATCTTGGTTTATTTCTCATATTTGGGGTATTTcatatccaaatattttatttccttttgtattGCCAACATACTTCAGTTATGACACTGGGACACTGGCAGTTTGCTGGTTTAACTTTTACTCCCTCTATTGGCTTTCAGAGGTGTTACATTCCTTTTGGAATGGTGTTAGGAATAACATTTAtgcttattttcatttaactCAAAAATTAGTAATGATGCAAATGTGCTTATAAAATAGGCTACATATGGGATTGGTTTACATTAATGAATGTTTCCAGTGGCTGTGAATGTTCTGGTTTTCATGAATGTGTTGAGGAATCTTCATTAGAATGTCTGTTTCATTAGCAGCTGAGAATAAGACCATGAAAACCCAAAAATAGGAATATAAAGGAATACAGAATATTCATGTTTATAGTAAGCAAAAAGTAGACTTGGCATGTTAGATCAATAAAAGGGTTTTCTGAGTTTCTTCTGATATTCATCTGCCATATATTGAACTGTCAAGTAACTTGATAGAGTGAAACAGTGGAGATGTCTCATGGCACCTGATTAGCATAGCCATCTAGCTCAGTGTTTGTCTCTCTTACCAGTGGGACCACATGATAATTGCCTTCTGTAACATCACGTGTACAGAGTAAGGTATTTACTTGCCTtgcacattctttttatttatttatttatttatttatttatttatttatttatttattaaaaaaaaagattttatttatttattcatggaagacacagagtgagaggcagacacataggcagaggaagaagcaggctccatgcagggagcctgatgaaggactccatcccgggaccccggggccatgccctgagctgaaagcagatgctcaaccactgagccacccaggcatccccttatcATCCTTTTAAAACCAAACTACCAGTTAATGAAGTTTGCTCTGTATAGGTCACAACTCTTATGATTAAATATTCTGTACTCTTCTTTCTCCATGATTAAGTAGAGTTGTAGCACACTTCATAGGAAAAGGATGTTAGATTCTAAAATTAGCATAtaggagcacctggtggctcagtcagttgagcatccagctcttggtttctgctcaggtcatgatctcaggatcttggggtccAGCCCTGCACTCAGTGAGGGGtcggcttgagattttctctccctcttcctcctcctctgctcttctccctactcatgcatactctctctcaaataaattaaatccttaaaaaaataaagtataaaggtggaaaatgtttttaaagtgttttctgtCACACTCCTTAAGTCATTCATAGACTAGAGTGTACTAGATTTTCTGGGTTCACAAAGTAGTTGGTCTGTATTTAGTTGCTATTGTTTATGAAACAGAATGTGAGCCAACACTAGGCTCACATTCGGCCTGATGAGAGGTATGTGGCAACTAGAAGGGATTGTGTGGAAACAGCATAGTCAGGCCTGTCCTTTTAATACCCCTGTAGTGCAGGGGTattcctctcccccctcccccctccgaaGAGGAATAGCAGACAGGTTTGATGCATACAATTACTTTGGGTGCTCATTTGCCAAATGCATGTaattgaaggattttattttgttttgttttatataagtgTACATTTGATATTGTTCCACTGTAACTTCCTCTCTTGGAGGATTTGAGTATGAAAGTAATCATTCTAGTTAACTTGTTTCTgggactacttttttttttgaagcattctttttcatttatgttaAAGTCAACATACACATTTAACTATCAGAGTTTTGAGGATCcctttcttgaatattttattgaaagatttgtatttatttgagagagagggcacaagtcAGGGTGCAGGGGGGCGGaagggaggatcagagggagaagcagaccacccgctgagcagagaccctgatgcaggccttgatcccaggacctaagcAGACCTAAGCttgatcatgacctaagcagaaggcaaatgcttgactgactgagccatccaggcgcctcccaccccccctcctttgaagattttaaataaagtttaagaaTGGAAAATTCTTGCTTGGTTCCTTGCTGGGCTTGCTAGTTCAGTAATTGAAGATTAATGTTATGCCAGTTTTAGTAGTTGTGTTTGCTAGTATTTGATAGTACTGAGTCCTTTGAATTTGTTAAgcagataaatacattttaaaggccTGTGTGATGGTAACTTTTGCTACTCATTTAGAAAGGTGGGCATGTTGTGTTGATTAAATAATCTACCATTtctgtttattgattttgtgtgtttttgtacAGGTTGCTTTCCTGTTGCATCTTTGACCTAGTTTCCTAGACTCTGCTCCATGATTTAACTTGAAAGTCTGAAATGAAGATGGAGGAGGCAGTGGGAAAAGTCGAAGAACTCCTTGAGTCTGAAGTCCCACCAAAAGCATCCGAACAAGACACAGCTAAGGAGGAAGATGGATCTGTAGAACTGGAATCTCAAGTTCAGAAAGATGGGGTAGTGGATTCTACAGTTCTTTCTTCAATGCCCTGCTTATTGATGGAACTGAGAAGGGACTCTTCTGAGTCTCAGTTGGCATCCACAGAGAGTGACAAGCCGACAACTGGCCGAGTTTATGAGAGTGACTCCTCTAATCACTGCATGCTTTCCCCTTCCTCTAGTGgtcacctggctgactcagacACGTTGTCTTCTGCAGAAGAGAATGAACCCTCCCAGGCAGAAACAGCGGTGGAAGGAGACCCTTCTGGGGTGTCTGGTGCCACAGTCGGGCGCAAATCTCGGCGGTCCCGATCTGAAAGTGAAACATCTACTATGGCTGCCAAGAAAAACCGGCAATCCAGTGATAAACAGAATGGCCGAGTCGCCAAGGTTAAAGGTCATCGGAGCCAAAAGCACAAGGAGAGAATCAGGCTACTGAGACAGAAAAGGGAGGCTGCTGCACGGAAGAAGTATAACCTATTGCAGGACAGTAGTACCAGTGATAGTGACCTGACTTGTGACTCAAGCACGAGCTCAtcagatgatgatgaagaagttTCAGGGAGCAGCAAGACAATCACTGCAGAGATACCAGGTAGAGGATGTTTTTTAAACTGACTGTAGAGCAACCGATGGCATTTCTAAGCTGTCAGGCTCAGTTAGATGAGTGACACTTGAAAAAATCCAGGAGACCTGCAGCTCTGTGTAAATTTGAATGAAGACTGCAGTGTATTAACAAGACATGGCCAATTTAAAAAACCTGTTCTGAGGTTTCCAGTGCACTTtagcacatcaaaaaaaaaaaaaaaaaattaaatggttaATGATAGGGacaagattatttttaagtaatggaaTTTCTCACAGATCTCTTTCTCTGTAACACATTACCTGAATTCCCATCATTGCCTTTTTAGCACTGCTTAGATTTAATACTCACTGTTCAGCATTATTACTAAGTAAATTCTCCTCAGGAATAGGCACCTTGCTTTATTATATAGCCACTGTACTCGAGCTTATGGTGTCTGAAATGACATGTTCTATCTTCCGTTAAAGTTTTCTAGTAACTGTTCCTCCTAAAAAATAGTAGTTCTATGTGTTTTCCCCCAGTTCAGTGCATGATGAAATAGTTATCCTTGTTGCACATTTCTCTATTCTGAGTTGTCACTTGCATTGGAAAAATGGTTTTTGCagtatttcccctttattcccccaAGGTTTAAGAAATTTGATAGAAATTTGCTTATTCTAGCTCTCATTGGTGTAAGAGTGTGTAATTTATTACATGTTTGACATACTTGCTTTCTCCATACTATCATGTCTGGTACTGTGTACTACAAAGGGTAGTCTTGCAATTTCAAGGTGGAAGAAAGATGAGATCTGAATGATTCTTAATTGGTAAATTCTCATTTTTGGAGAGACTCTTATGATTAGGAACATTTTATAAACTACATGACATTTAATAGATAATGACAGCATTGTTTATTGATAAAGAAAGGgaggttttgatttttaaaattttatgggtGACTGTTCTTTCTTCCTAGTTTTCTGAAAAGTTTGTTTCTACCCATGAAGACCACGTATTGCTGATACAcagaatatttcaagaaaaatcaTATTGGTTAATTAAACCTGTAGCCAACCAAACTTCTATAAACTCAGTAACAAGAATCATTTTATAGGTGTTCATCTTACATAATAAAAGTCTCATccatataatatattaaatatgagtTTTTAACAATTAGAAATGCTTACTGTTTTAATATCTATTGAATTCCTTTGGTAGTTCCTTGTGTTAAAATTGCTAGGGAGGGGATTTATTTTGAAGTTCATTGGTTGAATGTGAGAGAATCAGACTTTGGGGTTCTCAGGCAGGTTGTAGGTATATTTCagttttacatttaatattttttaaaaagcttgattAACACCTGTAAAATAGTTCATTCTTATTTCCTATGTTCTGATCTATTAATTAAGACCATAATGATACAGTGCTTAATTTCACTAAACAGATTTTTCTGTAACCATTCCAATATTTTGCCTCCttttggaaagggaaaagaaggtggGTGAAATTCTCTTTGAAAATAGACCCAGTTATAGAGGTGGCATGAGAAATGTCTTCATGGGTTCTCTCTGTTTGGCTTACATAGATTAGGTGTGCTTCATTTATATTATCCAAACCTTGCTAATTGACTACTGTTACCAGTGTTTAAAGCTTCTGAAACACTGGTGCTCTGTTTCTTGTCTATTCTGAATTATATATAAACCAAAACACCAAAGTATGTTATTTGAAtctatgatttaatttttattcttcagaCCATTTAGTAAGTTTGTGGCTCTTGAAAGTTTGTAGAATTTTTTAAGGTAATCCTGGAGAATCAAATGGTAGGTAAGGTGCTGGGGCCACTGTATATGCTGTGCACCACCCAGTTTCAGGAGGTGCTGTTCATATGCAAAGCAGCAAAGATGGAACAGCTTAAGTTTAAATATTAGGAAGTTCATTTCAACTGTCAGATTACTACCCCTAAAAAATTGTGATATCATGCATTTTTATATGTCAGTTTCCTGAGTCACATTATGACTTCAGAGAAGGGGATATACTCAACCTAATAGCAAGGGCAGTTACTGGAAAGTTGTGTAAATTGTAAAGATTGGATAAAATATGAACTGACTTGAGTACAGTAACATGGACATTCAGGTGAAATTAAACTGGATGTGCCGGACAGAATCTCTTGGATATTGACATTTGAATCAAGCTATTTACACAGAATGGAAATCGAGAGGAAAAGTAAAAACCGAGATTCTTGCTCTACTTTTTCATCAAGGTACATACAACTAATTTCGTAATTCAGAAAATGCTTCATTTATAAGCTTTGTCAGCAGCATAAATGTTGAGAGAATTATGCTAAATGTTCTCTTATGCCAAATTTACAattaatgcattttcttttaaagagtgaAAATGATGCAGACTCCTATATTTTATAGTGCACAATCATacataattaattgaattttatatCTGGAAGCAGATGTTTATGAAGCTTATTGTCTTACAGTTAACAGTTAACTGACAGGCAGCTTATTACCCACACGAAATCATTCTCTCCATGAAGTTTTTGAGAATATATTGGAGTTATCAAGATAATTCTAGCAGTTCTTGCATTGGGAGGACTTAGATGAGCAAAAATAGAGTATTTTGTAGTAAATATTAATGCGAAAATACTTTGTAATGATCTTGAGTATCCAAGGCTTTTAATCAAATGTCTCATTTATCTGTATAGATGACCTTTTTGTACCCTCAATCACACTTCGTGGTTTTATGATTAGACATTATTTTTCctggtgagggtggggtgggatgtCACTTCCCTGTAAAATCACTTTAAGTTGAAACTAGGTCTGTAAAGTCTGCTCTTACAGGGAATTTTGATTTTAGTGAATATGAATAATGGACATTAGACTTCATTCAGTTCAAGAATCAGTTCTCAGAACAGACTCACTTATGTCCATCAGTGCACATGGGGAGCAGGGAAGAGTTTTTCCAATAATTGttgtttttgataaatatttagcaTAGAGTTAACCTCAGGGTGACTTGGCTTCATCTTGTTTTTGCTGTGGTGACCTGCTTTTGTGTGGCTAAATAGTCCACCATATACATGCCTCTTCAGACTAAGTTTCCAAAAATACTATCTACCTTTGTAGGTAAGGGTCATTTGTCTGGGTAGGTAGAAAATGTAATTGAAAATCTAATTGAAAATCTAATCTGTTTTGGAGAATATCGGGGGGAGGCTCTTGAGGACAGTAGTCTAAGATCACCTGAATTCTCAATCCATGTAGCCAGGCTCATCTCCAGCTGAAGCCAGGATCTCAGTACCCCTTACTcaacatacatatttatgtactGAAAGGCATCCAGATAAGCTGTCATCTTACCTCTCTCACTTTTACCATGCTTCATCAATTCTtacttggaaatgaaaaaaaattttaagtagtaaatgctttgtagaaaattttaaaaatagaaaaatgtgaaatagaTTAAAATCACAGTCCTGCTTTTGTTAACATTTGAATATGTTGCCTTTCATAATATGTAACAAAATTTATCACTATATATacttctgtcttctttccttcttaatATTGCATTTTGAACACTTTAACAAAACACAATATTGTCTTTAAAATGTATGGATTTTGAATTATTTAGCTGACTATAAGATAAAGTCCCCAGTGTTGGGCCTTTGggctgtttttagtttttgttactATGAGAAAAAGCTATGAATACTTTAAGGCTTTTGACCCATACTgccaatgctttttaaaatatatcgtTTATTGCATCCAGGAGTTTGTGTATTTGTTacattatattctttatatttttaaaaagtcttgccGATTTGATGGAAGAATTATATCTTagtgttaatttgcatttctttgatcaCTAATGAAGCTGAGAAATCATGTTTGGCCATTTGTTATTTCggtaaacattttattcatattcttttcacattttcctcctgctacttttttttcttattgatttgtgagGATTCTTAGCCTATTGGGGATTGAATTACTTggaaacatttatatattaatttaagcAGTGGGAACTCATGGGAGAAGACCTGAAGCCCACATTAGcaatcctatatatatatatattttttttttagattgaataTGAAGTGGCTAAAAGCCCCACCTTCCCATTTTAAGCCTCTTACAATCTTACTTTACTGTATTGTAGCTATTTAGGAGACTTACTAAATACATTGATAACAAAGCACTGAGACATAGTAATCAGGTGAAAACTGCCTATTTTCAGTTTAGTAAATGCAAACAAGACAGGAAAAACCCATGCAATTTTCAATCTGACTATAGGTTAGACTCACTTGGGAGCATTTAGAACTAATGATGCCCAGGCCCTACcccagatcaatgaaatcagaatctctgggtctcacccaagGCATCAGCATTTTTCCCTagcttttttgagatataattgacatgcaacATCATGTAAGTtgaaggtgtacaatgtgatgatttgatatatgtatatattccaaGATGATTACTATGATAAGCTTAGTTAACAAATTTGTTACTTCACATAGTTTTGTGTGTTGAAAACTTttaagctctgttctcagcaacttccaaatatacaACATTGTTAACtgcagtcaccatgctgtaccttACATCCtgagaacttattcatcttacaactggaagtttataccctttgatCACCTTCACCCATCTTCCCCATTCAGCCACAGTCTACTCTATGAGTTTGGTTATTTTGGATTTTACCTACACATGAGATCATCATTTTtaaagctcctcaggtgattATGGTGAACAACCAGGGCCAAGAGCTACTACTCAGTTAAGTGGTAATATTAAGTCTCGCATTGATTTCACAAAATCATTGTGACACTGGTAGTCTGACTCAGTTAAGTTTTGTTACTGCTGGGTATCAAGTTATGAACAGTggagtctaatttttaaaagtcatgttagggggatccttgggtggctcagcgatttggcacctgcctttggcccagggcgtgatcctggagtcccgggatcgagtcccacgttgggctcccggccggcatggagcctgcttctccctccacctgtgtctctgcctctctctctctgtgtctatcataaaaataaataaatacatctttaaaaagaaaaaaaaagtcatgttagTTATAAAAACCATAGTCCAGTTTTGTATTAATAagcatatacattttttcttttactccacTTAAGTTATTGTTTTGAAAGCATGCATTGTTTAAATGTGTGGTTTTCTCTATGGTGTAATGTCTGGATAATGTTACTTAAATTTGGAAGCTTTGAAATCTTACTGGTGGATGTCTTTTGGCAATCTCTTATATTAAGGCACTAAGGTATTATTTTTGGCCTGCTTTTCCTAACTTCCTAAAGTTGAGTGCCTATATTAACTTTGTATACGCAAAAGTGTAAGCTTTGCTTTCAATAAGTCTTTTTCTCAAAGTGGGATATATCTTAGTATTAATAAAAGGACATACGTGTGTTTAAGGTGAGAAtattccctgctttttttttttaatagactattttttagagcagttttaggtttacagcaaaattgagcagaag
Protein-coding regions in this window:
- the ARK2N gene encoding protein ARK2N isoform X1: MKMEEAVGKVEELLESEVPPKASEQDTAKEEDGSVELESQVQKDGVVDSTVLSSMPCLLMELRRDSSESQLASTESDKPTTGRVYESDSSNHCMLSPSSSGHLADSDTLSSAEENEPSQAETAVEGDPSGVSGATVGRKSRRSRSESETSTMAAKKNRQSSDKQNGRVAKVKGHRSQKHKERIRLLRQKREAAARKKYNLLQDSSTSDSDLTCDSSTSSSDDDEEVSGSSKTITAEIPDGPPVVAHYDMSDTSSDPEVVNVDNLLAAAVVQEHSNSVGGQDTGATWRTSGLLEELNAEAGHLDPGFLASDKTSTGNAPLNEEINIASSDSEVEIVGVQEHARCVHPRGGVIQSVSSWKHGSGTQYVSSRQTQSWTAVTPQQTWASPAEVVDLTLDEDSRRKYLL
- the ARK2N gene encoding protein ARK2N isoform X2, giving the protein MKMEEAVGKVEELLESEVPPKASEQDTAKEEDGSVELESQVQKDGVVDSTVLSSMPCLLMELRRDSSESQLASTESDKPTTGRVYESDSSNHCMLSPSSSGHLADSDTLSSAEENEPSQAETAVEGDPSGVSGATVGRKSRRSRSESETSTMAAKKNRQSSDKQNGRVAKVKGHRSQKHKERIRLLRQKREAAARKKYNLLQDSSTSDSDLTCDSSTSSSDDDEEVSGSSKTITAEIPGHLDPGFLASDKTSTGNAPLNEEINIASSDSEVEIVGVQEHARCVHPRGGVIQSVSSWKHGSGTQYVSSRQTQSWTAVTPQQTWASPAEVVDLTLDEDSRRKYLL